GTCAGGCACATCGTGAGTGACCACTGAGCCGGCGCCGGTACGGGCTGCTCGTCCTACACGAACAGGCGCTACTAGCATCGTATCGCTGCCGATGAAAGCCCCGTCGCCGATCTCAGTCCGATGTTTGCGCTCTCCGTCATAATTACACGTGACAGTGCCGGCGCCAATATTCACGTCAGCTCCCACAAAAGCATCCCCGATATAACTGAAATGTCCCATCTTTGTCCGTGGTCCCAAATAACTGTTCTTAACCTCGCCGAAATTGCCCATGTGTACACCTTCAGCTAGATGCGCACCTTTCCGCAGATGTCCAAATGGGCCGATTTCGCAGCTTCGCTCCATCATAGCCTCTTCGACCACCGAAAAGAAGATGCGGCAGCGATCACCGATTTCGCTATCCCTCACAAGAGTGTTAGGGCCGATTTCACACTCCCGACCAACACGGGTATTTCCCAACAGGTAGGTGTTGGGGTAAACCACTGTATCCTGGCCGATTTCCACAGTTGCATCAATGTAGACCGTCTCCGGTGCTGGCATGGTCACCCCGGCTAACATCCATCGCTCATTGATACGACGTCGCATTAACATTTCCGCTCGGGCTAAGTGAACACGGTTATTGATCCCTTGCACTTCTCCCACATCTTCGACAGTGTAGGTCAGCACTTCATATCCTTCTGCAGCTGCCATTCCGACCAAATCTGTCAGATAATACTCACCGGCAGGGCTGATCGGCAATCGCTCTAGGTGTTCCCATAGCCAGCTCTCCTGAAAGCAGTACACTCCGGCGTTAAGCTCACGGATCCGCAACTGCTCGGGAGAGGCAACCTTCTCCTCGACCACCTCACGTACCCGTCCACACTCGTCCCGTACGACACGCCCAAATCCCATCGGGTCCTCACTGATCACGGTCAGGATCGTTAAGGGTCCTGGATTAGACGCTTGCAACTCGGCCAGCCGGCGCAACGTCTCAGCGCGGAGCAATGGCATATCAGCGTAACAGACCAAGATTGAACGCACTTGACCCGCCAGCACAGCTTGCGTTTGAGCCAGTGCATGGCCTGTGCCGAGCGGCT
This genomic interval from Anaerolineae bacterium contains the following:
- the glmU gene encoding bifunctional UDP-N-acetylglucosamine diphosphorylase/glucosamine-1-phosphate N-acetyltransferase GlmU → MDDLAVVILAAGQGTRMRSALPKVLHPVAGRPMICYTVDLARSLSNRPPIVVVGVEADAIRAELGETVVYVTQPEPLGTGHALAQTQAVLAGQVRSILVCYADMPLLRAETLRRLAELQASNPGPLTILTVISEDPMGFGRVVRDECGRVREVVEEKVASPEQLRIRELNAGVYCFQESWLWEHLERLPISPAGEYYLTDLVGMAAAEGYEVLTYTVEDVGEVQGINNRVHLARAEMLMRRRINERWMLAGVTMPAPETVYIDATVEIGQDTVVYPNTYLLGNTRVGRECEIGPNTLVRDSEIGDRCRIFFSVVEEAMMERSCEIGPFGHLRKGAHLAEGVHMGNFGEVKNSYLGPRTKMGHFSYIGDAFVGADVNIGAGTVTCNYDGERKHRTEIGDGAFIGSDTMLVAPVRVGRAARTGAGSVVTHDVPDGELVYGVPARVQRKSSDEEQTRA